In the Glycine max cultivar Williams 82 chromosome 6, Glycine_max_v4.0, whole genome shotgun sequence genome, AGCCGAATAGCTTTTGCTCGAATATCATCCTGTGGGTGAACAGCACACTGCCATAGTAAATCAATACATTAGACATTGGAAAGATATCACAGTAAAATGTTTACATGAGAGGAAAAGGAAAACCAAGGTTAAGAAAACAGGCAAACAAATGACAGTTTAAATATTggccattttaaaaaatactgatGGACTTGGTACTCAAATACATAGaaagcaaaatatttttatttaaaagtattggaaaaaaataatggtGAGTGGTGAGCAAGCCTTGGCACAACAGTAAAGTTGCTTCCTTCTGACCAGGTCACATCCTAGAAATAGCCTCTGCTTGCAAGGGTAAGGCCACATAGTCTACCCTCCCCAGTCCCTATACCCTTCTTGGTGGGAGTCTCACGCACAACTCGCCTTTTTTATTGGGAATCTTAGAATTTGGGCTTAAGGCCTGACTCAACCCACAAAACCACCTTATAAAGTTttagaatgtgggtttgggtctaactcaaccccaaaagctagctcatagaGTGAGGATTGCCccccacttatatattctaCCTCTGCCTTATCTCTAgccaatgtgggacttgaaTTTTTTCCAATACACCCCCTCACGCCCAGCACTTCTGGCTTAGTGCATGGATAATATGGTGGATGGCCCATTTAGTGGATCTAGGATAGACTCTGATATTATCAGTATATGTCATTGTATAACTGTGAGAACTGTCCAAGCTTTATAAACTCTATATAAGTCATATCTCTAGTCCATATGAGACTAAACCACTACTCTTGAGTAAGGCAGCCTCCAAAGAAGCCGCATGTCTGCAACTAAGGCATAGGGGTGACCAAAATTAAGACAGCTTTCCAACAGGGAATGATAATGGGAAACAAAAAACCAAGCTTATAAAACATGCAATCAATAGAAGGGAAAAATTGATATTTGAAGGCTACAACAAATCAATAATGAATCACTGAAACAATCCTCTAGAGATTTTACACACAAGCAACTAGCAACCTCAAGTTTCACTAGACTATCTTTGAGAGGCTACAATGCAGCAATTGCACTGGTGCAACAACTATGTTGCAATTTCTGGACTTCGGATTGAATAAGTTGGGCGGATTTACTTTTTGTATGTTTTCTTGGGTCAACCTTGAGGAGATATTAGTATAGCATCAATTGAGGAAAAACAGACAGAAAATCGGTAAAGGCGATTTTGACATGTACAAAGAAGGCCACTAGAAGAACCTGTGAGGAGAGTAAATTGCATGGTTTAGTCCTATGAAAAGGGGGAGAGGGAGACCAAGAAGGACATTAGAGAAAGTTGTTAAGAAGGACATTAGAGAAAGTTGTTAAGAGGAATCCCatgatgaataatatttttgaagatTTGGTCTTTAACCGAGCCAAATGGCATCATGTAATTCATGTAGCCGACGTGACATCACTTAGTGGGATAAGACTTctgttattattgtttttttcttgggtcaaaattaaatttgatctaGTAGTTCAGAAACCGTCACATAGTTGGATTAGTAAACCAAAATGTAACATAGTGCTGCTACCAAGCATTGATATACAAATAGAAAGCTTAATAAGTAATAAAGCTCAGCAACATGTGTTGAATGACCCACTGCCAACTATTGGCATGTCCAGGGAAAAAACAGACAGTAAACTAGCTGTGATGATGAAACAAGGAATAATTACTATCACCGTAGTCTTCACTGTTGCAGAGACCTAGTGCACTACTGGTTTTACTCTATCTCAAATCATTTCTAAGTTTGATATATAATGTGTACATATGGTACAGCAAAACTAATGAAGCTACCTGAAATGTTGTCTAAATGGTTGCATAGAAACAGTCCAGTCAATCAAACATaactttaaattcttttaatgcTAAAAATGCAATCACAATTCATAACTCTATTGAAACCTTATTAAAGGGACACGAGAATCGGATGGTTTTCACCCCAAATTATTTAGACCTTCAGGCATTTTCATGTccaattattactattaaagtACATGTCAAAGTGCTAGCCTCCAATATGCCAGAGATGCATGACTATAAATTAATAGCCAAGAAGATAGCATACACTATCTAAATGACACATATTCTGCTGCTAGAGTCTCATGAATGACAGCTAACCTTCAATGCTATTCCTAAGCAGGCTTGACGATTTTGCGGACGCCCCAAAATTAAACTCCAGATAGCACCTAGGCCTTGAGTCACACGTTCAATGTCACGGATAATTTTTCCATCATGACCAATAACATCAGAATAGCAGAGATCGTTCAAAATCTTCAAGGATGACTCTGGCAAAAGTGGGACTTCACCAAGAAGTCTACTAAAAGACTTGTCTGAAGCTGGAAAAGAATCCAACAAAGTTTTGGCCTACAAGGAAGTAGTATATCCAACttttataacaaaaacataGAAAATTCTTAAATAAGACCAAACAACTAATTGTGAGCATACCACTCCCAGGAgaaatttttcatataaaacaGCAGAAGATGAAGCATTTCCCACTGAATCCACTATCATGAGGGAGTGCAGATGATACAAAACATGCAGTACAAGTTCATGCCCCTGAAAATCCGTTAGTAAGTAATAAGTTAGAATTATACAAAAGAGATTAATGAACAGAAACAATTTTTAGAGACACATCTGTAAATGGAATCGTAATCTGCAACAATAAGCATTAAAATTGACTCTAGAATCCAGACAAAAGTTGTGTCTAAGCAGTAAGCAACATTGTCTAAAGCAATACTTGTAAAAAATAGAGGTGATAAAACAGAACTCTTCTTTACCAACTAGCCACCCTTTTGAAATTCTTCATTCTTCAGAACAATAGCCATGATTCCACACCACCCTAACGTATGCAGATTTGaagaattgataaagaaaagttCAAACCTTAATCCAGATTGCTCTATATCTGTTTATCATGTTCCCAAACATACTTTATTGCTCATTTTATACTACTAAGTAAAAACTTATATATGAGCCTCAAATTTCAAATACTAAACTATTGTATGTTTTAGCCGGGCAGTATAAACTTGCAATGGCACATGCACTAAGAAGTTTTTAATAGTTAATCTATGGTCTGAGGTAGAGACTTGGCACAATTGTAAGGTTGTTGCTTTGTGACTTGGATGTTACCAATTCAAACAATCCTCTCTCCACTCACAGGGGTAATGCACACATCTACCCTCCCCAAACCCCACTAGGTGGGACCCTTTGCACTGTGCCACCCTTTTTTTATAATCTGTGATCTATCTACAAAAAAGATCCAATAAATTCAAACTTAATAACATGATTTGTTTCGCAAATGTAGTGGAAATTTACCAGTTTCtcgttattttaatataatttcatttattacTTATGATCatcagatagcaaaagaatataTGAACCATAAAATACCATCATATACATTTTACGCCTCCTTCAattaatgtgtgtgtgtgtgtgtatgtctAGTCTATtccataatataaaaataatgtgcAATTCTGTTACTCCTTGACAGCTAAAAAGTAGAAAGAAAATTGTTTAACAAATTACAacagattttttaaaatgcagaCAGGGCACCTTTCGCCAGTGGTCTTCCAGGATGTGTTTTTGCAGCATCATAATAAACTCATCGTTGTCATCAATCTGCAAGGGAGGGCCAATATAGTATTTAATCATGCAATTTAGAATTCACAAAGACAAGAAATAATTGAAGTGGGTGCATGCTCCAAAGTTCCTTATGTTGTACATAATTTGCTCATAGAGAGCTTGAATTACAGCCAAATGAGCCAATTCTTTTACGTCAAGTGAATAGCTGCAGTTTAGTGCTTCATTTAAGTAAAtatgcctcttccatttttcatTGTTAAAGTAGCAAAAAAAGATGAAACTTTGTATGCATTCTTTAGTAAGCttttgcaaaatatatatatatatatatatatatatatatatataaaaaaaaaaaacttttagaatgtgggtttgggcctaactcaaccccaaaagccaCATTCTAAGATAAACAAACacatttatttactaaaaatctTCTTTCTTCTATAAACTTGCAATCTAAATTTTCTTAGTTGTGCCTCTGAATTTCTTATAGTAGCATATAAATGATTATTAACTAAACATTAAGAGATGCAATCATTTGAATACAGATGTTAAACACGggaaagatatatatatttaaaaaaacagtaATTTGATATCTTTGATAGAAATAAAATCTTGGAAcactaaaaagaagaaacaatttTCTACCTGTGCAACTAGTCGAGCAAGTAGTGGCATGGAAAACTGCTGACAATCGGTCCCATGCAAATGTTTGTATGAATCAATTATACGCATAACAGCCATGTTTTTCACCTTACTTTCCTGTTCTTTAGATAGTTCAATATAAGGTGGAAGTTGTGGTAACTCCAGACAGGTGTCTTCCAATGTAGATTCAACTTGAACATCAAGAGAAAACTGATCAAACTCGAAAATTGATGAATCTGTCCCAATTGTTTCAGTATCATCTGGCAACTTCACTGTACTTGGATCCTCATCTCTTAAATAAGTAGAAGAAAGTGGGAGATCCAAGGAAGTATCTGCTTCTGTAATCTGATGAATATCTCCAAGCCTTTCCAGATCCTCTGTTTTTGGAGTTAGCCGATCAGGTCCTGAAACTGGGGAACCTTCAGAGACAATatcatcatttattattttgaccGTCAGATCTGATGGAGTATTGTCATCAGCAGTCCCAACAGGAAGTGAAACAGGCTTAATGGAAGACACAGGTTCATCAAACACTAATTTTGTGGCCCCAGTATCATCTGCAATTGATGCAGTTGCTTCTCCAGGAGTTACCACTACACGTCGTGGATCCAGGCGCCGGGGATCCTGAAAATTTGAACCAGATGGTTCAAGGTAACaggttgtattttaaaattatctatatTGAAATATTGACTAGTAGAGCCAACTCAtacaaagaaaacatggatttACCCGTCGTGGATCACGTTTAGAATCAGCAGGCTGGTTACTGAAGCTGGAGGTGTCAGATGGCAATGAAGTGGTAGCAGTAGCAGTGACAGTGGTTGAAGTTGAAGGGAATGAAGCTTGGGCAGTACCAGACAAGGACTGGACAGAATTTATTGGAACAGAAGCTGCTATAACCTGTGATTGACTGACTTGGGAGCTTAATTGTCGTGTTACTGGTAAATTCCCAATCCTCGCTAGTGGTGGGGGAGTATTAGGCAAGTGCTTCATATTAGTTATGACAATATCAGCCAACAGATCAGGATGAATCTTTGAAATGAGAATTTCAAGAGATTCAGCACCTCTCTCTCCTTCAGCAAGTAAAGCACCAATCACAGCAATCATTTGCTCCACAGCAGTTAGTTCGCTATCCAGCACAGGAACATTAGCTGATACTCCATTAACAGAGTTAACATCCTGCCCAGAATCATTTATTTGAGTTGGTAAAGTAGAGTGAGAGTCAGAACCAGAACCAGAACGAATCCGCTTAGAGATGGTATCATGACCATTGGCCAATTGTTCATTATCTAGAGGAACAGGTCTTTTTCTAGATAATTCCCCTGAAACAGGTGACTGAGCTGATGGTTGATCATCCTGAAagtcaaaaatcaaattgaatgtGATATAAGTGAAGGGAAAAAATCATAACTTCTGCTCAATGTCAGTAGCTTACTTTGCAGCAAAAAATAGCAAGTCACCACCTACCTTGCTAACCCGTGCATCGCGGGTAGAACGATCaccatttttaatcattttgtcGACTTGCCGAATGACCTGATCAGCAGCATCCCCCGCATTCATAGCTCGTAGGCTCCTTATTAGTCTTTCTCTAGACtgcaaaatattaataaaaaatttatttgagatAATGAGTCTATCATGGTTAGTCACATAACACATGTCCATGTCCTTTAAACCTTTATGCAAGGATCCCGATAAGAAAATTATCTTCACAGTATTCTTCCTACCCGTGCTAGCTAGTATGCCCTTtgttcttaattataaaatgctTAATTGTGTgctaaaattgaaaagaaaatggcACACTTATTGAAACATGGGAATACAGTAACTGAGTACATGAAAAATTATAGTCAAACCCTACATGACATATTCTAGGATTCCATCTGCAAGGAAACATGAAGTTAAAGCACTATCCATCAACAAGGAATAGTTTCTCTAAAGTAGAAGGAGTTCCAGTTTGAGAAATATCTGAGGAAAATCTTCAAGAAGTAGGACCACAAATTCTATGCTTAGTACTGATATGTAATTTGGGTGTGTAATGATATATATGAAAAACTCGCAATTTTTGCATAATACAAATGCACAATACATCGTAATGATTCCATTTGGCCAACATTTCACAGATACAAAGTAAATCTGAGGCCCAATATGTCTTACCATACATTAAGGTGAGAAGTGTGTCAGACAGTTTAAGTTGGAGGCTCGAATATAAAATACAAGCACATTTACCTCCAGTATTGGTGAATAAGTGCACCTAAGAAATCCCAAAAAAGCTGTTCTTAAGGAGTACTGAATACTAGTAACATGACATCCTTTCACTGTTTGAAAATTTGGATCAAAATCAAGCAATGCTGAAAGAATAGTTTCATAGTGTTGTGGCCTTTTCCTTGTGATGGCTGCTAAACTgtcaaaaacaaacattttagAGGGTTAGGTTTGACATGACAATGACAGGAGGCAAGAGAAGCAAAACAGTATCTAAACCACAACAACTACAAATAATGTCAGGGAGCAACATAAAAGTAAAGCAAACACCAAGAAAATTTAAATCCAAGTACTTGGGGCGAAAGCATATCAATAAAGGCACATTCATTCAGAATTCTAGCTACAAACAATGTAACTGAAAACCGTCAATGAGAATATTTGTTTGGAGTGTCAATAACCAAAATCACTCAAAGCATTGCATTTAAGTGATCCTAACTggcattttctttcaaaatcatatttaacaACCTAGTGGATATTTGCATGCTTAAGTAGTGGACAACTACTTTTAAAGAATGTTAAAAACAACCTGACTGAATCACATGCCAGGTGTTCAAAAAGctcttattaaaattttggttatcgttattgtttcaattaattaagaattcatCTATAATGAGCTGATCAAGGAATTTAGGTATTTAACTTATACTTTCCGGAAAACATAGAAAGTGTAGAAGCAATGGGAAACTGACTCAAGCAATAGGTGATGTAGAGatcttttttcttcctatttATAATTGCCAGAGCACTTTTAGACTAACatattttagagagagaaaaattagtCACAGTGCTGAACTATTTGCTTATTCATATGTTCCATTTGTACCTTTTGCCAAATCTGAGGGTTTTTATATTTGCAATTTATAAACAAAGAATAAGAAATATACAAATGTAGAAGATAAGATATCCCTAAGGGAAAAAAGACacgaaaaaaaatactaaaagggAAAGAATAAATCAAGAACCATGCAACAGAGCATGCCAATCTCTCCGAAGATCTATCAAACACACTTCCCTAAAAAAACAATTGACAGAGCAtcacaaagaaacaagaaaaactaCATAGATCCCAAATGATCTCAAGAGAAGACAGCTGAACAGGGAAAATTCTGGCATTTCTTTCCAACCAAATACACCAAACAACAAACTGAGagcaatcataaattttttggcATCTCTGGCAGTATTATTTGTTTATCTGAagaaagttattcaaaataagacaAACAAACAACTTCATACTGCAATTCCCTCACTTCATGCTCTTAACACTCTAACTTATATCTTCTATTCATTTCATATAAACCAAGCTAAAGGAACAGTGTTATTGGCCATGTAACACAGTAAAACTGAAACACAATATAAGGAACTCGAGAAAAGTATGCTTCAATGCTAAACTGAACCAATTAAGCCAGTCCTCAAACCTCAGTTTTCATCACAAACCAGAGTTAAATATGCCCAACTTCTATCCTAGATAAAATAATATGCACAAGACATTTAAAGGGGAAGAACAAAAGACTTTTAGAAGCTGCTGTGGCTGGCCAGATATAAGAATACATAACCATTACTAAAAATAAAGGCAGAGAGGAATGTAGTGAATTGCAGAAATAACATAACCATAAATTAAACACATCATATAATGATAAATGAGCacgttatatttttcttatatttatttactgAAATTGGGGGTGGAAGCTGGTCACCAActattaaaatgaaactttatTATAATTCAACAGTGACATTTATTAAATTGCCATGAAAAGATGGTCAAATAAACATGTCATTGCACTAGGAAAGAACACTAGTGGctatgattaaaaatttaaaatttgtcttAGTATTCAAATTCATGTATCCTTTAAAAATAGTTTGCATGCAGAAActtaaagaacaaaaagaaaatatccaaaattaaataaaacaagcccTTGTCAATGCTAGACTACAAAACAATACATTACCAAAGGCAAAGCTGTGATGAAGAATAATCCAGTATGGCCAATTTCTTATAAGATGCAAActaataaataagattttttcaCAAATCCATTCTATGTTGAGAAACAGATTACCATTAtgcagagaaaaaagaaaaagggtgaGCACAGAATGGCAAAGGTAAAGATTATCTAAAGCAGTTTCAGTTGAACATTTATTGAAACAAAACAAGTTCGTAAAATATGGAAGTATGATTAAACAGAGACCAGTACTTTTCTTCAAGGCAATGCATTGCAATTTTTCTATTGGACACATAACAAGGGTTTCAAAAGTCAGAACAAAAGGAGGATCTCAACAACccaaaacaaagaacaaaaaaagtgGGGGAAATAGAGGGGTATGTAATTGCTCTGTAGATAAATAAGCTGGATATAGCAATTACATTTCTATCACTAAGAGgagtaaaaagaattaaaaaaaatatctagaaTTCAACAATTTATGCTCCTGTTTCTGCAAGattctattattttcaaaaataacagGCTAACAGACAGATCTCAGGCAACTAGACAGATCTCAGGCAACTAAACAGTTCAACATCTGGCATAACATGAGTCCTGATTAgcattaaagaataaaatcatCAATATTTTCAGGATAACTAAgtgaaaaaaggtaaaataatggAGTAAGCCTCTATAGCTTACAATGAATAAAACAAACCCCAGGGTATGGACAGCACATACAAACTCAGCCAAAATCGTTGCTACCACTAGAACCTCAATAAGCCAGCTGCTAGACAATATCAAATAACCATGACCATATCTGGTTGACATGTTTAGAAGCTTTTAAAGTTTAGAAGCAAAGCCTTATGATTCACCAAAGGTTTTCCTTATGTTGTCAAacagttttaaataaaaatatgcatgCAGCCACAGAGCAAAGATAAATCATTCTTCTCAATTGTCATTTTCCTTTGATTTGTATACATTAAATCTATATCCCTTACTAGCACTATGCATTGTCATAAAGAGGGTAGCATATGTGAAAATGAATCCCCTCTGCTAATTTAAAAACTGGTTAGAGCtcaatgaaaaatttatattatttaatacttattattGCGGAGTTTTTAAGAATCTAATATTTCAAAACAGCAATGCATATAGTAGTGGAATTTTCATTATGAAACCTTGACAAATAGTTATTGATATTCATTCAACCATTTATCATATTCCTTGCTTGCCGATACTTTTGGAGGGGAGAAGAATTGCTAGATAGCTTGGAAGAAACTCTAAATTGAATCTCCATGTCATGGGATTAATTTCAAAAGGCAGGTTTAAACTGCAAACCAGCTGTAGAACTGAAAAGGGATTCACAAAATATTTGCAATTTAGAAGCTGGTTGCCAGAACCAATCAAAGGATCAGCAGAACAGAAGTTTACTGGGTTAACTATGTAATGGTTCTAGCATTATTAATATGCTAACAAATGGAATGAAAAATCTACAAAAATGAgccaaaacaaatatataacacAAGAACACCAATATATAAATTGAATTATATTGAGGCACTAACTGTGCATCagctgttataaaataatagatacATCAACTGTGTATACGTTTACagcataaattttaaatagtaaatggTCTCTTAACAGTTTTCAATAATAAACTGCATCACTTGACGACCATGTTTCCTCGGTTCACGAGATGACCATTTTAATGCATTACTTTCGATTTCTACCACCCAGCCAACTGGCACTCCATAGTATAAATAATGAACCATGTTACAGTCTTATCAAGGTAACTTCCAATATATGAACCACCAATGCAGAAGTACCCAAGGCCACTAACTCCCAATAACGAACTGATCGGCATGCTGCAATGTTACTAAAAAAACAAGCAGTTGAACTTGTTTGATCCACGAATCCCTGCTTCAGTGGTCACTCCATTTTGAACATAGTAAAACCAGGGGCAAAATGCACAGTTATTTGCTCATTTTTTAAAGCCTTTCATCAATTTAAGACATCTAATCGCATCAATAATGATCAAGGCACAAGTGTATGATGTAATTATATTGATGTGAAATCCCAATGCAAAAAGATAGACTAGAATTTTAAGAAATACACTTGTAACCTTCCTGCATAGAAATGAGTAAGGCAGAACAAAAACACTTTCCAATATTTCAAACTTGTACAATCACATATATTGAATTGAATGTATTGCAGCTGCAACAAAGGTTTCAAGCTTTAGAACCATTGTGTGCTTGGAAACAAGGCATCTATACTTATAATTTGACAAGCAGCTAAACATATTAGCAGTGAATTCATTTACATGCAgactaaatacaaataaatagagATGAATCAAATAGAAGGGGCATAAGAGGGGGAAAAGGTTGACCAGTAAGGCATAGACATATACTTTGTGGCAATTGGATTTGACCTGATGTATTTTCTTTTCCCCAACGACTCGGTCGTATCTTTGTAGTCATCTTGTCTCGTACTCTTGTCTTGTCTTGATGAATTATTCTTTTAATCatgaaaaaatatgtacaaacaaTCACAATTCCCCTCtgattttagtttcatttttgttGTTATGCTTGGGAACCCACTTATAGTccataatttgtattatttttactgCCCCTTTCCTCACCATCTGTAGATAAATTTCACAAGACCTCTAACCCAGCGACCACCCTTTTACAACTTTTTGTGACAAAATGGCAATATTTACAGTCAACATGTGGCACAGAGAAACAGTTGTTCGTACTTGTATGTTCAATGCCTTTTGAATTTCAGGACCATATAACAAACTCAGCATGATACTATAATATAAATGCAATTCATAAGTACCaatgaggaaaaaaaagtatctttatttcattaaaaaaaatcaataccaGGAACTATTTCTTATATGTTTCAAGAAACAAACACAATCTAAAGGGCTCTACACAAACAATGTGGAGCCTCGAAAGCATGCAGCAACAATGAGAGTTGCAAGTGAATTTTGTTGAGcaaaatgaggccaaaaaagACATACAGAAGAGACAGAAATATTAATTTCTCCCATAGCAGGGGGTAGACTCAAACAGGATCACACAAATCAATTCATAGTTTGAAGAGgaaatttttccaaaaaaataaactgtACCAAGGACAACAGATAATTTGCTAAAAAGAATTTACCAGAGAACAGAATAAATGCAGAGTTCAtcacaaaaattataaacttcCAGCACATGCTATGAGGGATGACTTTAAGATCAATGATCCTAAGAATATAATTTCATATAGACATGTACACTTAATGGCACGCGTAACATTTAGTGGGTATCTACTTACGCGCATACAACTTAGTCCAGTTATCTATTTGGGTTCTGTTTCAACTGACACAGGCTAGATTCTCTGATTCTGTACCGTTAGAAAGATGGCTCTaactatatatattgtttaagaTCTCGGATCATCCATTCAATTCCATACAAGTTTTAGCTACTGCTTTCAGATCAAATATCTCTCCCTTTAGTTTTGTCACTTTCTCTCATGTTCTCTATATTCATAAATCTATCCATAAAGGGTCTTGTTAATCAGTGTCTCGAGGGTATTGATTAAGGAACATTAAGTACACCCTATTAATTAAATGCTTCTAGTTAGTAGTTAGTTAAAAAAGTGAGTGTTAATTGTTAAATGATTCTTGCCTTCCTGTTGCCTTTATTAAAAGAGTATGCCTGGGAGAACAAcaatctaaataaaaaaatttaaaggaagtaaaaaaacaacataagaaaataaataaataaaataaaataaaaatgttaatcaGCCCACTGTTGTGCCAACAGTAATGTTCAGACAATAAAGGAAAACAAGCATTTATATGCAACCACAACTACATATATTCAAGGAGTGGCCTACCAGACAATTTCCACAGGATCTATTATCAGGAAAAGAAAATACacaaaatgctaataatatgcAAACACAGGTCATTGGCTGATACCACATAAAACTCACCAATTTACAACTGCAATAGTCAAGCAACCAGGAAGACTGCCAACAGACTGCAATAAATTTAATAGAATGCCAATAGTCCTATTTGCATCTGACATGAGCACCACTGGATCAAGAACAGGGTGAGGGTGACCAACCAACCATGAGACATTAACAGCTTGCCTAATTCCTGTATTTTGATCAGTGTTAACATTATAATGTatgaaaagataattattaacaaaacaaaTCAATTTCCTATCCTAAACTGGAACTTTTAAGTAAATATTGTGTTGCAAGAAAGCAATGTAGTCTATGTCAAATCATTAAACTCAGGTATGCATTAAACTCGTCAAATGTGAAGAGCAGTGCAGTACCTTTTGCGGCTAATTTCTCAGCATCATTGAAGTCAGATGAAAAGAGTAATACAAACATTTCCAAGAATTTCAGTGCCAGCAACTTTATTCCAACAGAACCAGGCTACAATACCAAGCAAATTAATTCTCCCatcagaaataaaataaagcccATTGCTGCCACCACCACAAGTTCAAGTTAAAAAGAATGGCCATTAAGATTCCAAACAGGGATTAAAACGATGAAGTTGTACCGTGGATTGATAGAAACTTAGAACTTGATTAGTTATACGCATTATCAGTGGTGCGCAACCTAAAATCTCAGCAGATGACTTTCAGAAACATATAAACACATATTTTAAGATCAAAAGCTAGCAAACaggtttaaattaattttgtatcacAAAATTTGTTTGCTGCAAAGGAGTTGCCATTCAAGGAGCAAGGATCCTGTGCTACagattttttaatgatttgactttttctatattaaaaaaatgtacagtATCAGTGTATGAGAAGAGT is a window encoding:
- the LOC100810420 gene encoding uncharacterized protein isoform X1, with protein sequence MAAPTRDQVLSLLAAANNHGDLAVKTSSLKQAKDLLLSIDPSLAADLFPYLLELQSSPESLVRKLLIQIIEEIGFKAAEQSPTLISVLLTFLRDNDEIVVKQSIVSGTNIFCSIFEELIVQFQQYGKVERWLEDIWVWMLKFKDAVFGIALEPGSVGIKLLALKFLEMFVLLFSSDFNDAEKLAAKGIRQAVNVSWLVGHPHPVLDPVVLMSDANRTIGILLNLLQSVGSLPGCLTIAVVNCLAAITRKRPQHYETILSALLDFDPNFQTVKGCHVTSIQYSLRTAFLGFLRCTYSPILESRERLIRSLRAMNAGDAADQVIRQVDKMIKNGDRSTRDARVSKDDQPSAQSPVSGELSRKRPVPLDNEQLANGHDTISKRIRSGSGSDSHSTLPTQINDSGQDVNSVNGVSANVPVLDSELTAVEQMIAVIGALLAEGERGAESLEILISKIHPDLLADIVITNMKHLPNTPPPLARIGNLPVTRQLSSQVSQSQVIAASVPINSVQSLSGTAQASFPSTSTTVTATATTSLPSDTSSFSNQPADSKRDPRRDPRRLDPRRVVVTPGEATASIADDTGATKLVFDEPVSSIKPVSLPVGTADDNTPSDLTVKIINDDIVSEGSPVSGPDRLTPKTEDLERLGDIHQITEADTSLDLPLSSTYLRDEDPSTVKLPDDTETIGTDSSIFEFDQFSLDVQVESTLEDTCLELPQLPPYIELSKEQESKVKNMAVMRIIDSYKHLHGTDCQQFSMPLLARLVAQIDDNDEFIMMLQKHILEDHWRKGHELVLHVLYHLHSLMIVDSVGNASSSAVLYEKFLLGVAKTLLDSFPASDKSFSRLLGEVPLLPESSLKILNDLCYSDVIGHDGKIIRDIERVTQGLGAIWSLILGRPQNRQACLGIALKCAVHPQDDIRAKAIRLVTNKLFQLNYISGDVEKFATKMLLSAVEHEVSDTGLLQSGHTEQRAEAEIESHEISTSQVESTISEIDSAIVAKPSIQSVPSISFSEAQRLISLFFALCTKKSGLLQIVFSVYGQAPKTVKQAFHRHIPIVVRALGQSYSELLRIISDPPQGSENLLTLVLQILTQDTTPSSDLISTVKRLYETKFKDVTILVPLLSSLSKQEVLPIFPRLVDLPLEKFQRALAHILQGSAHTGPALTPVEVLVAIHGIVPEKDGLALKKITDACSACFEQRTVFTQQVLAKALNQMVDQTPLPLLFMRTVIQAIDAFPALVDFVMEILSKLVSRQVWRMPKLWVGFLKCVYQTQPRSFHVLLQLPPQQLESALNRHANLRGPLASYASQPTVKSSLSRSTLAVLGLANETHVQQHLSSSLHSSDTSSSLHEATLT